A genomic window from Streptomyces sp. HUAS YS2 includes:
- a CDS encoding MauE/DoxX family redox-associated membrane protein, protein MYYAGLAARLLLVLVFVAAAAGKSWRRASFTGFAASLAALRLFPRRLTTAVAVATVGAEALTAVLLAVPATAGAGLVLAIALLGAFVAGILAARRGGRQVPCRCFGATSAPLGLPHVIRNALLAVVAVLGLVAMAASAPGALHPGGLALAGGTAAVGALMVVRMDDLLALVPLLR, encoded by the coding sequence GTGTACTACGCCGGGCTCGCGGCCCGTCTCCTGCTGGTTCTCGTCTTCGTCGCCGCGGCCGCCGGGAAGTCCTGGCGGCGCGCGTCCTTCACCGGCTTCGCCGCCTCCCTCGCCGCCCTGCGGCTGTTCCCGCGCCGCCTGACCACCGCCGTGGCCGTGGCGACGGTCGGTGCGGAGGCGCTCACCGCCGTGCTCCTGGCCGTCCCCGCGACGGCGGGCGCGGGCCTCGTCCTGGCGATCGCCCTGCTCGGGGCGTTCGTCGCCGGAATCCTGGCCGCCCGGCGCGGCGGGCGGCAGGTGCCGTGCCGCTGTTTCGGGGCCACCAGCGCCCCGCTCGGCCTGCCGCACGTGATCCGCAACGCGCTGCTCGCCGTGGTCGCCGTGCTGGGCCTCGTCGCCATGGCAGCGTCCGCGCCGGGCGCCCTGCACCCCGGCGGGCTCGCGCTCGCGGGCGGCACGGCGGCGGTCGGTGCGCTGATGGTCGTCCGCATGGACGACCTGCTGGCTCTCGTGCCGCTGCTTCGCTGA
- a CDS encoding DMT family transporter, protein MGVLLPVVFSLLAAFSNALATVLQRRAALTVPQSDSFRPGLILDLMRRPIWLGGILAVIVAGVGQAAALATGPLTLVQPLFVLELPLALLIASLIARERLPAGLWAAVGGVVAGLGLALVAASPGGNRTHVALDRWVPALVVSCAVVVALAAAGLRRPPGRARAGCLGAATAICYALTAALMKASMHILDDGGLDAFFTSWQTYAFAVTGIAALLLLEHAMQGGPLVASQPALTLGDATVSLALGIVLYEEHVRAGWWLLPQLAGVALIVLGVFALARGGVRTA, encoded by the coding sequence ATGGGCGTTCTGCTGCCGGTCGTGTTCTCCCTCCTCGCCGCGTTCAGCAACGCGCTCGCCACGGTGCTGCAGCGTCGCGCCGCGCTCACGGTCCCGCAGTCCGACTCGTTCCGGCCCGGGCTGATCCTCGACCTGATGCGCCGCCCGATCTGGCTGGGCGGCATCCTCGCCGTGATCGTGGCGGGCGTCGGCCAGGCCGCGGCCCTGGCGACCGGGCCGCTGACCCTCGTCCAGCCGCTGTTCGTCCTCGAACTGCCGCTCGCGCTGCTCATCGCCTCCCTGATCGCGCGCGAGCGACTGCCCGCCGGACTGTGGGCGGCGGTGGGAGGGGTGGTCGCCGGGCTCGGCCTCGCACTCGTCGCCGCCTCGCCCGGCGGGAACCGCACCCACGTGGCGCTGGACCGGTGGGTCCCGGCGCTCGTCGTGAGCTGCGCCGTCGTGGTGGCGCTGGCCGCCGCCGGACTGCGCCGGCCCCCGGGCCGCGCCCGGGCCGGCTGCCTCGGCGCCGCGACGGCGATCTGCTACGCGCTCACCGCCGCGCTGATGAAGGCGTCCATGCACATCCTGGACGACGGCGGCCTCGACGCGTTCTTCACGAGCTGGCAGACGTACGCCTTCGCCGTGACCGGCATCGCCGCGCTGCTCCTGCTCGAACACGCCATGCAGGGCGGGCCGCTGGTCGCCTCGCAGCCCGCATTGACGCTCGGGGACGCGACGGTCAGCCTCGCCCTGGGCATCGTGCTGTACGAGGAGCACGTACGAGCCGGATGGTGGCTGCTGCCCCAGCTGGCCGGCGTCGCCCTCATCGTCCTCGGGGTCTTCGCACTGGCCCGCGGCGGCGTCCGCACCGCGTAG
- a CDS encoding ABC transporter ATP-binding protein, translating to MTAGRAVGPDDGPEAGPGRAARVCAVRHLRTVWGACWAAAPWVWAGHLPVAVAAGLVPPATAWLTKLLVDDLTQGRGGHALAYAAGLGAVGLFGALLPHAGEYLRGELGRRMDRLLRDRLHTAVNGFLGLSRFEDPHHLDRLRMATQASGGSLSPVTGGTAEIGRNVVALLSLLATLFVLSPVMAVVVLLAAVPVLIARLALSRRRVGMLAATSSAMRRELFYSALLTEEQAAKEVRLFGLGGFLKGRMLDELTGIQAAERRLDRKEAAVQGTLAALSAAVAGGGLVYAVDAALAGRLTAGDVTAFVAAVAGVQAALVGLVTGLAQAHEALLLFSYHADVTELPDDLASGGAHDLPALRRGIELRDVWFRYHDDHPWVLKGVDLFIPFGQSLAVVGLNGAGKSTLIKLLCRFYDPVRGSVHWDGTDLRDIAPDELRRRMGVLFQDFMNYDLTARENIGVGDLDVLGEPDRIREAAELAGAHDMVSALPQGYDTLLSRIFFADGDDPTAGTVLSGGQWQRLALARALLRQGRDLLILDEPSAGLDAQAEHEVHAGLRRHREGRTSLLVSHRLGAVREADTIVVLDGGRITERGTHDELMAAGGVYEHLFTVQAEGYTVDA from the coding sequence GTGACGGCAGGCCGGGCCGTGGGTCCGGACGACGGCCCGGAAGCGGGCCCCGGCCGGGCCGCGCGCGTCTGCGCCGTACGGCATCTGCGGACCGTCTGGGGCGCCTGCTGGGCGGCGGCGCCGTGGGTCTGGGCCGGGCACCTGCCCGTCGCGGTGGCAGCCGGGCTCGTCCCGCCGGCCACGGCCTGGCTGACGAAACTCCTGGTGGACGACCTCACCCAGGGCCGGGGCGGGCACGCCCTTGCCTACGCGGCGGGGCTCGGCGCGGTCGGCCTGTTCGGCGCGCTGCTGCCGCACGCCGGCGAGTACCTGCGCGGCGAACTGGGCCGCCGGATGGACCGGTTGCTGCGGGACCGGCTGCACACGGCGGTGAACGGCTTCCTCGGCCTGTCGCGGTTCGAGGACCCGCACCACCTGGACCGGCTGCGGATGGCGACCCAGGCGTCCGGGGGCTCGCTGTCGCCGGTGACCGGCGGCACGGCGGAGATCGGCCGCAACGTCGTCGCGCTGCTGAGCCTGCTCGCCACCCTGTTCGTGCTCAGCCCGGTGATGGCGGTGGTGGTGTTGCTCGCGGCCGTGCCGGTGCTGATCGCCCGGCTCGCCCTGTCCCGGCGGCGCGTCGGGATGCTGGCCGCCACGTCGTCCGCGATGCGCCGGGAGCTCTTCTACTCGGCGCTGCTGACGGAGGAACAGGCGGCCAAGGAGGTCCGGCTGTTCGGCCTCGGCGGCTTCCTCAAGGGCCGCATGCTCGACGAGCTCACCGGCATCCAGGCCGCCGAACGCCGCCTGGACCGCAAGGAAGCCGCCGTGCAGGGCACCCTCGCCGCGCTGTCCGCGGCGGTCGCCGGCGGCGGCCTGGTGTACGCGGTGGACGCCGCGCTCGCCGGGCGCCTCACCGCGGGCGACGTGACCGCGTTCGTGGCCGCGGTCGCCGGTGTCCAGGCGGCGCTCGTCGGCCTCGTCACCGGCCTCGCGCAGGCGCACGAGGCGCTGCTGCTCTTCTCGTACCACGCCGACGTCACCGAGCTGCCCGACGACCTCGCCTCGGGCGGCGCGCACGACCTGCCGGCCCTGCGCCGCGGCATCGAGCTGCGCGACGTGTGGTTCCGGTACCACGACGACCACCCGTGGGTGCTGAAGGGCGTCGACCTCTTCATCCCCTTCGGGCAGTCGCTCGCCGTCGTCGGACTCAACGGGGCGGGCAAGAGCACCCTGATCAAGCTGCTCTGCCGGTTCTACGACCCGGTGCGCGGCTCGGTGCACTGGGACGGCACGGACCTGCGCGACATCGCCCCGGACGAGCTGCGCCGGCGCATGGGCGTGCTGTTCCAGGACTTCATGAACTACGACCTCACCGCGCGCGAGAACATCGGCGTCGGCGACCTCGACGTCCTCGGCGAGCCGGACCGGATCCGGGAGGCCGCCGAACTCGCGGGCGCCCACGACATGGTGAGCGCGCTGCCGCAGGGGTACGACACCCTGCTCAGCCGGATCTTCTTCGCGGACGGCGACGATCCGACGGCGGGAACGGTGCTCTCCGGCGGCCAGTGGCAGCGGCTGGCCCTGGCCAGGGCGCTGCTGCGGCAGGGCCGGGACCTGCTGATCCTGGACGAGCCGAGCGCGGGCCTGGACGCCCAGGCGGAGCACGAGGTGCACGCGGGCCTGCGCAGGCACCGCGAGGGACGCACCAGCCTGCTGGTCTCCCACCGACTCGGCGCGGTCCGCGAGGCCGACACGATCGTCGTCCTCGACGGCGGCCGCATCACCGAACGCGGCACCCACGACGAACTGATGGCGGCGGGCGGCGTGTACGAGCACCTGTTCACAGTCCAGGCGGAGGGCTACACGGTCGACGCGTAG
- a CDS encoding S26 family signal peptidase, with product MLVVAAAVAAAVRIRTSVVVVSVRGNSMAPAIRDGERVVVRRRPLARIRRGDVVVLRPPETSERDGGYGTDRHGAGWNVKRVTALPGEPVPAGTAGAGPRDTVPPGSLVVRGDNPDSIDSRHRGFFPGDQLLGTVVRRLGAPRAPGA from the coding sequence GTGCTGGTCGTGGCCGCGGCGGTTGCCGCCGCCGTGCGGATCCGCACGTCCGTGGTGGTGGTGTCGGTACGGGGGAACAGCATGGCGCCCGCCATCCGGGACGGTGAGCGGGTCGTCGTACGGCGCAGGCCGCTCGCCCGGATCCGCCGCGGGGACGTCGTGGTGCTCAGGCCGCCGGAGACGTCCGAGCGGGACGGCGGCTACGGCACCGACCGGCACGGCGCCGGATGGAACGTCAAGCGGGTCACCGCGCTGCCGGGCGAGCCCGTTCCGGCCGGGACCGCGGGCGCCGGGCCGCGCGACACCGTGCCGCCCGGTTCTCTCGTCGTACGGGGCGACAACCCCGACAGCATCGACTCCCGCCACCGGGGCTTCTTCCCCGGCGACCAGCTCCTCGGGACCGTGGTGCGCCGGCTCGGCGCGCCCCGGGCGCCCGGCGCATGA
- a CDS encoding AfsR/SARP family transcriptional regulator, producing the protein MSGDGGTDDGDGTADGDCTRARSVAFRTLGPLELRVAGDPVLIGADKQRVLLAMLLAHGGRAVPVAALVREIWGDEPPRSAVANLRTYVMQLRGHLRTARARLTSSRSGYVLRTDDSEFDLPCFRGKVAAARRAVAARRLPEAAELYADALDLWRGGPLEDVTQGVALREFSQHLTESYLSAVEEQVEVETALGREGSVVQRLRHVVALHPLNERLRGRLMVALYGNGDVAGALDSFNDARAALRDELGMDPGEDLCRIHRAVLRRDPSLGRGPAVAGQGAVRGAASGAAGPAGGTGPAPAGPDDGPLASASPGPRAAPGTASGTAAEDAAATRGEPGAVLGPVAYPYAVPRQLPPESTVFVGRQRELGMARAATGGAPAPTVGAPTVVFHGPGGFGKSALALRHAHDLAPLYPDGQLYADLASPAPDGRPPRPYDLVAGFLRALGVPAAQIPDSPAEAVLCYQSAVAGRRLLVVVDNARDAAQVRPLVPANNACAVLATSRSSLPTLLATRVGVRALDETASVRLLALTGTGERFAREHAAALELVRLCGGHPLALRIAGARLVGRPEWSLAGFADRLRDRARRLDELQAEGVSVRACIAESYQQLLRAPMPGRVRSVRAFQLLGLSDRAEFDVADVAGLLGTDTYRAARALDGLVETQLVEPVTEYVFRMHELIRLYAAEVAAPGCLLHAAPSVL; encoded by the coding sequence ATGAGCGGCGACGGCGGCACGGACGACGGCGACGGCACTGCGGACGGCGACTGTACGAGAGCTCGGAGCGTCGCGTTCCGTACGCTCGGGCCGCTCGAACTCCGCGTGGCCGGCGACCCGGTCCTGATCGGCGCCGACAAGCAGCGCGTGCTGCTGGCGATGCTGCTCGCGCACGGCGGGCGGGCGGTGCCGGTGGCAGCGCTGGTCCGGGAGATCTGGGGCGACGAGCCGCCGCGATCGGCCGTGGCCAACCTGCGCACGTACGTCATGCAGTTGCGCGGACACCTGCGCACCGCCCGGGCGCGGCTGACCAGTTCGCGCTCCGGGTACGTGCTGCGGACCGACGACTCCGAGTTCGACCTCCCCTGCTTCCGCGGCAAGGTCGCGGCGGCGCGCCGTGCCGTCGCCGCGCGGCGGCTGCCCGAGGCCGCCGAGCTGTACGCCGACGCCCTCGACCTGTGGCGCGGCGGCCCGCTGGAGGACGTCACCCAGGGGGTGGCGCTGCGCGAGTTCAGCCAGCACCTCACCGAGTCGTACCTCAGCGCCGTGGAGGAGCAGGTCGAGGTGGAGACGGCGCTGGGCCGCGAGGGCAGCGTCGTGCAGCGGCTGCGGCACGTCGTCGCGCTCCATCCGCTGAACGAGCGGTTGCGCGGACGCCTCATGGTCGCCCTGTACGGCAACGGCGACGTGGCGGGCGCCCTCGACTCGTTCAACGACGCCCGTGCGGCGCTGCGCGACGAGCTGGGCATGGACCCGGGCGAGGACCTGTGCCGAATCCACCGGGCGGTCCTGCGCCGCGACCCGTCTCTCGGCCGCGGTCCCGCGGTCGCGGGGCAGGGGGCGGTCCGCGGTGCGGCGTCGGGTGCCGCAGGGCCCGCCGGCGGAACCGGGCCGGCGCCCGCCGGACCGGACGACGGACCGCTCGCGTCCGCGTCGCCCGGGCCCAGGGCCGCGCCCGGAACCGCGTCCGGAACCGCGGCCGAGGATGCCGCCGCCACGCGGGGCGAACCCGGCGCCGTCCTCGGGCCCGTGGCGTACCCCTACGCGGTGCCCCGTCAGCTTCCGCCGGAGAGCACCGTGTTCGTGGGGCGGCAGCGGGAGCTCGGGATGGCCCGGGCGGCGACGGGCGGGGCGCCGGCGCCGACGGTGGGCGCGCCCACCGTGGTGTTCCACGGGCCGGGCGGCTTCGGCAAGTCGGCCCTGGCACTGCGTCACGCGCACGACCTGGCCCCGCTCTACCCGGACGGCCAGCTCTACGCCGACCTCGCCTCCCCCGCTCCCGACGGGCGCCCGCCCCGCCCGTACGACCTCGTCGCCGGATTCCTGCGGGCCCTGGGCGTGCCGGCCGCGCAGATCCCCGACTCCCCCGCCGAGGCCGTGCTCTGCTACCAGTCGGCCGTCGCGGGCCGCCGGCTCCTCGTCGTGGTGGACAACGCCCGCGACGCCGCGCAGGTCCGTCCGCTGGTCCCGGCCAACAACGCCTGCGCCGTGCTGGCCACCAGCCGCTCCAGCCTGCCGACCCTGCTCGCCACCCGGGTCGGGGTCCGGGCCCTGGACGAGACCGCGTCCGTCCGGCTCCTGGCCCTGACCGGGACGGGCGAGCGGTTCGCCCGCGAGCACGCCGCCGCACTCGAACTGGTTCGGCTGTGCGGCGGTCACCCGCTCGCGTTGCGGATCGCCGGCGCCCGTCTGGTGGGCCGACCCGAGTGGTCACTGGCCGGCTTCGCCGACCGGCTGCGCGACCGGGCGCGCCGCCTCGACGAACTGCAGGCCGAGGGGGTCTCCGTACGCGCCTGCATCGCGGAGAGCTACCAGCAGCTGCTGCGCGCCCCGATGCCCGGCCGGGTCCGCTCGGTGCGGGCCTTCCAGCTGCTCGGCCTCTCGGACCGCGCCGAGTTCGACGTCGCCGACGTGGCCGGGCTGCTCGGGACGGACACGTACCGGGCGGCCCGCGCCCTGGACGGGCTGGTCGAGACGCAGCTGGTGGAGCCGGTCACCGAGTACGTCTTCCGCATGCACGAGCTGATCCGGCTGTACGCGGCCGAGGTCGCCGCGCCCGGCTGCCTGCTGCACGCGGCGCCGTCGGTGCTGTGA